One Dioscorea cayenensis subsp. rotundata cultivar TDr96_F1 chromosome 17, TDr96_F1_v2_PseudoChromosome.rev07_lg8_w22 25.fasta, whole genome shotgun sequence DNA window includes the following coding sequences:
- the LOC120281342 gene encoding uncharacterized protein LOC120281342: MDKIITELKNMDKDEEKHTAFLTEILFQLGSLRISVLNIKSQKESLSVSGSGSAHPLSRSGESYNEAMEFFLIEEIRKYVKLKPNRLGKQNFMGANSTFTSIGHACFSMKEELEEYMDYDVGDFCKDDWKVAQKLMVHGCDPLPRRRCFARAPKLYTKPSPINESIWKLPEDHNVRWSHYRCKNFACLARNATGKGFFKCSDCFNLTHHEKPRWMQVIYFDPSSNSTPDFLIEDVLKIKPGEIRIGLDFSAGTGTFAARMREFNVSIVTATINLGAPFSEMIALRGLLPLYLTINQRLPFFDNTLDIIHSTRFLDGWIDFILLDFVLYDWDRVLRPGGLLWIDSFFCAKDDLEDYLEAFRMLRYKKHKWVVVPKVDKDESEVFFSAVLEKPPRPF; this comes from the coding sequence ATGGACAAAATCATCACAGAGTTGAAGAACATggacaaagatgaagaaaaacacACAGCTTTCCTCACAGAAATCTTATTCCAACTTGGTTCACTTAGAATCTCAGTCTTAAACATCAAATCTCAAAAGGAGAGTTTAAGTGTGAGTGGAAGTGGAAGTGCACATCCACTGTCAAGAAGTGGAGAGAGCTACAATGAAGCAATGGAGTTCTTCCTGATTGAAGAGATAAGGAAGTATGTGAAGCTGAAACCAAACAGATTAGGAAAACAAAACTTTATGGGAGCAAATAGCACATTCACAAGCATTGGCCATGCATGTTTCTCCATGAAAGAAGAGCTTGAAGAGTACATGGACTATGATGTTGGGGATTTCTGCAAAGATGACTGGAAAGTAGCTCAGAAACTCATGGTTCATGGTTGTGATCCACTTCCAAGAAGAAGATGCTTTGCAAGAGCCCCAAAACTTTATACTAAGCCTTCACCCATCAATGAATCCATTTGGAAGCTCCCTGAAGATCACAACGTGAGATGGAGCCATTACAGATGCAAAAATTTTGCTTGTCTTGCTAGAAATGCAACTGGGAAAGGCTTCTTCAAGTGCTCAGATTGCTTCAATCTCACACACCATGAAAAACCAAGATGGATGCAAGTCATCTACTTTGATCCTTCCTCAAACTCAACTCCTGATTTCCTCATTGAAGATGTATTGAAGATTAAACCAGGGGAGATAAGGATAGGATTGGATTTCAGTGCTGGAACTGGGACTTTTGCTGCAAGGATGAGAGAGTTTAATGTCTCCATTGTTACAGCTACCATTAATCTTGGAGCTCCATTCAGTGAGATGATAGCTCTGAGAGGTCTCCTTCCATTGTATTTAACCATAAATCAGAGGCTTCCTTTCTTTGACAACACATTGGACATCATACATAGCACAAGATTTCTTGATGGGTGGATTGATTTCATACTTTTGGACTTTGTGTTGTATGACTGGGACAGAGTTTTGAGGCCTGGAGGATTGTTGTGGATTGATAGTTTCTTTTGTGCTAAGGATGATTTGGAGGATTATTTGGAGGCTTTTAGGATGTTGAGGTATAAGAAACATAAATGGGTTGTTGTACCAAAGGTGGATAAGGATGAATCAGAGGTGTTTTTTTCTGCTGTTCTTGAGAAACCTCCCAGGCCTTTCTGA
- the LOC120281055 gene encoding uncharacterized protein LOC120281055 yields CLLLYLLGLKKKFSSWALLGDSAFSFFFFEASHLRLKPLLSSSPKPLLSILKPPLISSPKPLISIPKPQLLISSKLLLISIPCLNLSTKVIVEGIDTSSIFSKASKTIAKLIVLKGSMPMSFGGTWEPAAYGELVSIGDSP; encoded by the exons TGCCTCCTCCTTTATCTCCtcggtttgaaaaaaaaattctcaagttGGGCCCTTCTTGGAGATAGcgccttctccttcttcttctttgaagcTTCTCATCTCCGTCTGAAGCCGCTCCTCAGCTCCTCTCCGAAGCCTCTCCTCTCCATACTGAAGCCGCCGCTCATCTCATCTCCGAAGCCTCTCATCTCCATACCGAAGCCGCAGCTCCTCATCTCCTCTAAACTGCTCCTCATCTCCATACCATGCTTGAATCTCTCGACGAAAGTGATCGTGGAGGGGATCGATACGTCATCCATCTTCTCTAAGGCTTCGAAGACCATCGCcaaactcatcg TGCTGAAGGGGTCTATGCCAATGTCATTTGGAGGAACCTGGGAGCCTGCTGCTTATGGTGAACTTGTTTCAATTGGGGACTCACCTTGA